Proteins encoded by one window of Clostridium cagae:
- a CDS encoding rhodanese-like domain-containing protein has protein sequence MFENTNKKRSTIDVSEIDDLLGKIELIDIREPFEYRVGSIKTSKNIPMHDLLDNTDKYLKKNKEYYLICRSGARTASVCIDLRKKGFDVINVYGGMVSYDGNHLND, from the coding sequence ATGTTTGAAAATACTAATAAGAAAAGAAGTACTATAGATGTAAGCGAAATAGATGATTTGTTAGGAAAGATAGAATTGATAGATATAAGAGAGCCATTTGAATATAGAGTAGGGAGTATTAAGACATCTAAAAACATACCAATGCATGATTTGTTAGATAATACAGATAAATACTTGAAAAAAAATAAAGAATATTATTTAATATGTAGATCTGGAGCAAGAACAGCAAGTGTGTGCATTGACTTAAGAAAAAAAGGATTTGATGTTATAAATGTTTATGGTGGAATGGTATCTTACGATGGAAATCACTTAAATGATTAG
- a CDS encoding metalloregulator ArsR/SmtB family transcription factor: MNNFINLFKAIADETRVNILILLSKKNMCAKGIAKHLKISEAAVSQHIKILKESQLIIGYKIGYYMIYDLNEERIDDAIKFLNLITDSDNISLSLNSKDKNYKVGSLMCLSNCKNKKCSKKELIEEELTMKVCFPVKSNEGVNSTPYNHFGTAPLFIICDTETNEVKSLNNGDLGHEHGKCQPIKALSGEVVDAVIVGGIGKGAITKLNSMGIKIFKAIEGNVNENLEAYKKGELTEFPANHTCNHDGCGH; encoded by the coding sequence ATGAATAATTTTATAAATTTATTTAAAGCAATAGCTGATGAAACAAGAGTAAATATATTAATATTGTTATCTAAAAAAAATATGTGTGCAAAAGGCATTGCAAAACACTTAAAAATAAGTGAAGCAGCTGTCTCTCAACATATAAAGATATTAAAGGAATCACAGCTTATAATTGGATATAAAATAGGATATTATATGATTTATGATTTAAATGAAGAGAGAATAGATGATGCTATTAAGTTTTTAAATTTAATAACTGACAGTGATAATATCTCATTAAGCTTAAATTCTAAAGATAAGAATTATAAAGTAGGATCTCTTATGTGTTTATCAAATTGCAAAAACAAAAAATGTTCTAAAAAAGAATTAATTGAGGAGGAATTGACAATGAAAGTATGTTTTCCAGTAAAATCAAATGAAGGTGTAAACAGCACTCCATATAATCACTTTGGTACAGCACCATTATTTATAATATGTGATACCGAAACAAATGAGGTTAAGTCATTAAATAATGGAGATTTAGGTCATGAACATGGCAAATGTCAACCAATAAAGGCATTATCAGGTGAGGTTGTAGATGCAGTAATAGTAGGCGGAATAGGAAAAGGCGCTATTACAAAACTTAATTCTATGGGAATTAAAATTTTTAAAGCAATAGAAGGAAATGTTAACGAAAACTTAGAAGCATATAAAAAAGGTGAGTTAACAGAATTCCCAGCTAATCATACATGCAACCATGATGGTTGTGGTCATTAA